The following proteins are co-located in the Blattabacterium sp. (Blatta orientalis) str. Tarazona genome:
- a CDS encoding thioredoxin family protein, with protein MVRTYSSDKIKIKIKNFELLETVSGKNKFLKDFFSDKATVIMFICNHCPYVKHINTELVRLANDYLHKGVSFLAINSNDIEKYPEDSPENMQKISYQLGYPFPYFFDEKQEVAKYYGAKCTPEFFLFNGVGDLCYHGQLDDSRPGNGIPVTGYDVRKVLEGLLKGIETSLTTKPSYGCNIKWKI; from the coding sequence ATGGTACGTACTTATTCTTCTGATAAAATTAAAATAAAAATAAAAAATTTTGAATTATTAGAAACGGTTTCAGGAAAGAATAAATTTCTTAAAGATTTTTTTTCCGATAAGGCTACTGTGATTATGTTTATTTGCAATCATTGTCCATATGTGAAACACATTAATACAGAATTGGTACGTTTAGCTAATGATTATCTACATAAAGGAGTTTCCTTTTTAGCAATCAATTCTAATGATATAGAAAAATATCCAGAAGATTCTCCGGAAAATATGCAAAAAATATCTTATCAATTAGGTTATCCTTTTCCTTATTTTTTTGATGAAAAACAAGAAGTAGCTAAGTATTATGGAGCTAAATGCACTCCAGAATTTTTTCTATTTAACGGTGTAGGAGACTTATGTTATCATGGACAATTAGATGATTCTAGACCAGGAAATGGAATCCCCGTTACAGGATACGATGTAAGAAAAGTATTAGAAGGCCTTTTAAAAGGAATAGAAACATCTCTAACTACAAAACCTAGTTATGGATGTAATATCAAATGGAAAATATAA
- a CDS encoding Nif3-like dinuclear metal center hexameric protein: MEVLVRDIAKKLEDLAPVEYAESYDNIGLMVGSYDQKVKKILITLDLTEEVFSESLKKKCNLIISFHPIIFKPIRSLTGNSYSERVLISALKNDVSIYVIHTNLDLIWKGTHSYISKLLQLTREKVLFPKKGSIKKLTTYVPINYCEKVRNSLFEAGAGNISNYSHCSYNFEGLGSFMGNEKTQPFFGKKECFHMEKETCINVVFPSHKLNIIKDALFKSHPYEEVAYEIYNIENINPYLGIGIIGYFLEEINESDFLSSLKKKMNLSCIRHSPLTGKKLRKVTMIAGSGSFGIEKAIKEKSDVFISSDFKYHDFFKSEKKILIVDIGHYELEKSTKNLLKSFLDKNFIHLPIYESEIHTNPVQYFY; encoded by the coding sequence ATGGAAGTCTTAGTAAGAGATATTGCTAAAAAATTGGAAGATTTAGCTCCTGTAGAATATGCAGAATCCTATGATAATATAGGATTAATGGTTGGATCATATGATCAAAAAGTAAAAAAAATATTGATTACTTTGGATCTTACGGAAGAAGTTTTTTCAGAATCTTTAAAGAAAAAATGTAATCTTATAATCTCCTTTCATCCTATTATTTTTAAACCCATAAGAAGTTTAACTGGAAATTCTTATTCAGAAAGAGTTTTAATTTCTGCATTAAAAAATGATGTATCTATTTATGTGATTCATACCAATTTAGATTTGATCTGGAAGGGAACTCATTCTTATATATCTAAACTTTTACAATTAACTAGAGAAAAAGTCCTTTTTCCAAAGAAAGGATCTATAAAAAAATTAACGACCTATGTCCCAATTAATTATTGTGAAAAAGTAAGAAATTCTTTATTTGAGGCTGGGGCTGGAAACATTTCAAATTATAGTCATTGTAGTTATAATTTTGAGGGATTAGGAAGTTTTATGGGAAATGAAAAAACTCAACCTTTTTTCGGAAAAAAAGAATGTTTTCATATGGAAAAAGAAACTTGTATTAATGTCGTTTTTCCATCTCATAAATTGAATATAATTAAAGATGCACTTTTTAAAAGTCATCCTTATGAAGAAGTCGCTTACGAGATTTATAATATTGAAAATATAAATCCCTATCTAGGAATAGGAATAATAGGATATTTTCTAGAAGAGATAAATGAATCTGATTTTCTTTCTTCTTTAAAAAAGAAGATGAATTTATCCTGTATTAGACATTCTCCACTAACAGGAAAAAAATTACGAAAAGTTACGATGATAGCAGGTTCAGGTAGTTTTGGAATTGAAAAGGCTATAAAGGAAAAATCCGATGTTTTCATCTCCTCAGATTTCAAATATCATGATTTTTTCAAATCTGAAAAAAAAATTTTGATTGTAGATATAGGGCATTATGAATTGGAAAAAAGTACTAAAAATTTATTAAAATCTTTTTTAGATAAAAATTTTATTCATCTACCTATTTATGAATCAGAAATTCATACAAATCCAGTTCAATATTTTTATTGA
- a CDS encoding CCA tRNA nucleotidyltransferase — protein MKLFSAIHRNIFRIISLSAKKIQQDCYVVGGYVRDFLLGKRIYKDLDILTIGEGIRLAKEVSKHINPTPRINIFKRFGTAMLEYKNHKIEFVGSRKESYHLYSRKPIIEIGSLQDDQKRRDFTINALAISLNERNYGELIDPFGGLSDLEKKTLRTPLNSDVTYSDDPLRMMRAIRFATQLQFFIDKSSFQSIQRNRNRINIVSMERIIEEFNKILLSKKPSIGLFLLYESGLLSIILPELTLLQGIEEKNGYKHKDNFYHTLQVVDNISQEESNSIWLRWVALLHDIGKAYTKKFLPKIGWSFHAHELVGSKMVPKIFQRLKLPKGEPMRYVKKMIQHSYKPVALIEGNTSDSAIRRFLFDMGKDIEDIIKLCIADITTKNIEKKNRYANNLFLLLERIKKLEERDRIQNLKSPISGNDIMNTFHINPCKKIGVIKNFIKESILEGRISNEFHSAYFLMLKKGEELGLKKK, from the coding sequence ATGAAGTTATTTTCTGCTATTCATAGAAATATATTTCGTATTATTAGTCTTTCTGCTAAAAAAATACAACAAGATTGTTATGTAGTAGGAGGTTATGTTAGGGATTTTTTACTTGGTAAAAGAATCTATAAAGATTTAGATATTCTAACTATAGGAGAAGGGATTAGATTAGCCAAAGAAGTCTCTAAACACATTAACCCCACTCCTAGAATAAATATATTTAAACGTTTTGGGACTGCTATGCTAGAGTATAAAAATCACAAAATAGAATTCGTAGGATCTAGAAAGGAATCATATCATTTATACAGTAGAAAACCGATCATAGAGATAGGGTCATTGCAAGATGATCAAAAGAGGAGAGATTTTACAATTAATGCTTTAGCCATTAGTTTGAACGAGAGAAATTACGGAGAATTAATCGATCCATTTGGAGGTTTATCAGATTTAGAAAAAAAAACATTAAGAACTCCATTAAATTCAGATGTTACTTATTCTGACGATCCATTGCGAATGATGCGAGCAATCCGATTTGCTACTCAACTTCAATTTTTTATTGACAAATCTTCATTTCAATCTATTCAAAGAAATAGAAACAGAATAAATATTGTTTCTATGGAAAGAATTATAGAAGAATTCAATAAGATTCTTTTATCTAAAAAACCTTCTATAGGATTATTTTTATTGTATGAATCTGGATTATTATCAATTATATTACCGGAATTAACTTTATTGCAAGGAATAGAAGAAAAAAATGGATATAAGCATAAAGATAATTTTTATCATACTTTGCAAGTAGTAGATAATATTAGTCAAGAAGAAAGCAATTCTATTTGGTTAAGATGGGTAGCTTTGCTTCATGATATAGGGAAAGCTTATACTAAAAAATTTTTACCAAAAATAGGTTGGTCTTTTCATGCACATGAATTAGTAGGATCTAAAATGGTTCCAAAAATATTTCAACGTTTGAAATTGCCAAAAGGAGAACCTATGAGATATGTAAAAAAAATGATACAACATAGTTATAAACCTGTTGCGTTAATAGAAGGGAACACTAGTGATTCCGCCATCCGTAGATTTTTATTTGATATGGGAAAAGATATCGAAGATATAATCAAACTATGTATAGCGGATATTACTACGAAAAATATAGAAAAAAAAAATCGATATGCAAATAACTTATTTCTTCTCCTAGAAAGGATTAAAAAACTGGAAGAAAGAGATCGGATTCAAAACTTGAAATCTCCTATATCAGGAAACGATATAATGAATACTTTTCATATTAATCCATGTAAAAAAATAGGAGTCATAAAAAATTTTATTAAGGAATCTATTTTGGAAGGAAGAATATCCAATGAATTTCATTCTGCTTATTTTCTTATGTTAAAAAAAGGAGAAGAATTAGGATTGAAAAAAAAATAA
- the rplT gene encoding 50S ribosomal protein L20 produces MPRSTNAVSSRRKRKKILKYAKGFYGARSKVYTVAKNAVEKSFSYAFSGRKKKKRDFKSLWIQRINAGSRIYGMSYSVFMKKLSDKNIKINRKFLSDFSMNDPDTFKKIVEYIIS; encoded by the coding sequence ATGCCAAGATCTACAAATGCGGTTTCCTCTAGACGAAAACGTAAAAAAATACTTAAATATGCAAAAGGATTTTATGGAGCAAGAAGTAAGGTTTATACCGTGGCTAAAAACGCTGTAGAGAAATCTTTTAGCTATGCTTTTTCAGGAAGAAAAAAAAAGAAAAGAGATTTCAAATCTCTTTGGATTCAACGTATAAACGCTGGATCTCGTATATATGGAATGTCTTATTCTGTATTTATGAAGAAACTATCTGATAAAAACATTAAAATTAACAGAAAATTTCTTTCCGATTTTTCTATGAATGATCCGGATACTTTTAAAAAAATAGTAGAATATATCATTTCTTAG
- a CDS encoding L-threonylcarbamoyladenylate synthase: MSFYYEEIEKSVKILKKGKSLLYPTDTVWGLGCDAFNIKAIEKIYKIKNRSFSKTMILLVESMDRLYELVEEIPFFVKKILQENHRKKPITIVYDNPRKIIYKLNLQAKDNTLAIRLTMDPFCSRLIKNLDRPIISTSANLSGFPTPKSFCEISPSILKKIDYAVNFRRKEISSYSSSSILKIVSNKVKILRM; encoded by the coding sequence ATGTCTTTTTATTACGAAGAAATAGAAAAAAGTGTAAAAATATTAAAAAAAGGAAAAAGCTTATTATATCCTACAGATACTGTATGGGGATTAGGTTGTGATGCTTTTAATATAAAAGCTATAGAAAAAATATATAAAATAAAGAATAGAAGTTTTTCGAAAACTATGATTCTTTTAGTAGAAAGCATGGATCGTTTATACGAATTAGTAGAAGAGATTCCTTTTTTCGTAAAAAAAATACTTCAAGAAAATCATAGAAAAAAACCTATCACTATAGTATACGACAATCCTAGGAAAATAATTTATAAATTAAATCTCCAAGCTAAAGATAATACTTTAGCTATACGTTTAACGATGGATCCTTTTTGTTCTCGTTTAATTAAAAATTTAGATAGACCCATTATATCTACTTCTGCTAATTTATCAGGATTTCCTACTCCTAAATCCTTTTGTGAAATCAGTCCTTCTATTTTAAAGAAAATCGATTATGCGGTAAACTTCCGTAGAAAAGAGATATCTAGTTATAGTAGTTCCTCTATACTAAAAATTGTTTCAAATAAAGTAAAAATATTACGCATGTAA
- the rpmI gene encoding 50S ribosomal protein L35: protein MPKLKTKSGSKKRFKKTANGRIKKKQAFKNHLLTKKSKKRKRRLSKFSLLKSSDKKNIKKQF, encoded by the coding sequence ATGCCTAAGTTGAAAACAAAATCAGGATCAAAAAAAAGATTTAAAAAAACAGCTAATGGCCGTATAAAAAAAAAACAAGCATTTAAAAATCATCTTTTAACTAAAAAATCGAAAAAAAGAAAACGTCGTCTTTCTAAATTTTCTTTATTGAAAAGTTCAGATAAAAAGAATATAAAAAAACAATTCTAA
- the ruvX gene encoding Holliday junction resolvase RuvX: MTRILGIDYGKVITGLSITDSLQKFAFGLNAIPTKNLMSFLAILIAKKPIKKIVIGLPKTLNNKNALIEKSIQNFISKFQKKNPKIRIERIDERFTSKIAFSTMIELGLEKKKRRQKGLINKISATIILQSYLTKKEKKINL, translated from the coding sequence ATGACAAGAATATTGGGAATAGATTACGGAAAAGTAATAACAGGTTTATCTATAACAGATTCTTTACAAAAATTTGCATTTGGACTAAATGCCATTCCAACTAAAAATTTAATGAGTTTTTTAGCCATTCTTATAGCTAAAAAACCTATAAAAAAAATTGTTATAGGATTACCTAAAACCTTAAACAACAAAAATGCTTTAATAGAAAAATCTATTCAGAATTTTATTTCTAAATTTCAGAAAAAAAATCCTAAAATTAGAATAGAACGAATAGATGAACGTTTTACATCTAAAATTGCTTTTTCTACTATGATAGAATTAGGTTTAGAAAAAAAAAAAAGAAGACAAAAAGGACTTATCAACAAAATAAGTGCAACAATCATTTTACAATCTTATCTTACAAAAAAAGAAAAAAAAATTAATCTATGA
- the infC gene encoding translation initiation factor IF-3 produces MRLVGNIVENRIYSIQEALQFARDKELDLVEINPKVYPPVCKILDYKKFLYEQKKKKKQFKAKQIKVNTKEIRFGPQIGDHDGKVKIKSAEKFLMRGDKVKVFVFFKGRSIVYKDQGKIKLLKFAEEIEEYGRVEQMPVMEGKRMYMILAPKKF; encoded by the coding sequence GTGCGTTTAGTGGGGAATATAGTAGAAAACAGGATTTATTCTATCCAGGAAGCTCTTCAATTTGCTAGAGATAAGGAATTAGATTTAGTAGAAATTAATCCTAAAGTGTATCCTCCAGTATGCAAAATACTGGATTATAAAAAATTTCTGTATGAACAGAAGAAAAAAAAGAAGCAATTTAAAGCAAAACAAATTAAAGTAAATACTAAAGAAATTCGATTTGGTCCACAAATAGGGGATCATGATGGAAAAGTAAAAATAAAGAGTGCGGAAAAATTTTTAATGCGTGGGGATAAAGTGAAAGTTTTTGTTTTTTTTAAAGGTCGTTCAATAGTATATAAAGATCAAGGAAAAATAAAATTGTTAAAATTTGCAGAAGAAATTGAAGAATATGGAAGAGTGGAACAAATGCCCGTTATGGAAGGAAAAAGAATGTATATGATCTTAGCTCCAAAGAAGTTTTAG
- the def gene encoding peptide deformylase produces the protein MILPIVVYGNPILRKKCIDIDIYSCRKKIQELVKDMFETIHKVKGIGLAAPQIGKNIRLFIVETPYLLENGKDIDNYKEVFINARILKIHGKEYEFNEGCLSLPGIMGDVKRKSYVSIEYYDHNWKKKKETLKGICARVIQHEYDHMEGKLFIDYFSSRKKKLIEKN, from the coding sequence ATGATATTACCTATAGTCGTTTATGGAAATCCTATTCTAAGAAAGAAATGCATAGATATAGACATTTACTCTTGTAGAAAAAAAATACAGGAATTAGTCAAAGATATGTTCGAAACTATACACAAAGTGAAAGGAATTGGATTGGCTGCTCCTCAAATTGGGAAGAATATACGACTTTTTATAGTAGAAACTCCCTATTTATTAGAAAATGGAAAAGATATAGATAATTATAAAGAAGTTTTTATTAACGCTAGAATATTAAAAATCCATGGAAAAGAATATGAATTTAATGAAGGTTGTCTTAGTCTTCCTGGGATCATGGGAGATGTCAAAAGAAAATCTTACGTATCAATAGAATACTATGATCATAATTGGAAAAAAAAGAAAGAAACTCTAAAAGGAATATGTGCTCGAGTGATTCAACATGAGTATGATCATATGGAAGGAAAACTTTTTATAGATTATTTCTCTTCTAGAAAGAAAAAACTCATAGAAAAAAATTAA
- a CDS encoding bifunctional oligoribonuclease/PAP phosphatase NrnA codes for MLFSIINGNEKKKIVLVPHTHPDGDALGSSLALLFYFRKLKHDVDLISPTEYSEFFKWLPGSEEILIFSEETQFFVKKRLKIPIIFFFIDFNNLSRIKILQKFFTASKAKKILIDHHPSPFYFDFMFSDPTVAATSILVFRLISNMKNLDKIDKNIATCLYVGLMTDTGFFRFPSVTSETHFIAGKLIEKGIDIEKIYNHLQERYSENKLKLLSKALKKLKVIEKYRTAYTSIKASDINSYPYKQGDTEGIISYGLCIKNIVFSVLFFEEKEKSPIRISFRSRGDFDVNIFSRKHFGGGGHKNAAGGLLEKSLSESIDYFLSIIPNYHKNLIFSI; via the coding sequence ATGTTATTTTCTATCATTAACGGAAATGAGAAAAAAAAAATAGTATTAGTTCCACATACTCATCCAGATGGAGATGCTTTAGGTTCCTCTTTAGCTCTTTTATTTTATTTTAGAAAACTTAAACATGATGTAGATTTAATATCTCCTACAGAATATTCTGAATTTTTTAAATGGCTTCCTGGAAGTGAGGAGATTCTTATTTTCTCTGAGGAAACTCAATTTTTTGTAAAAAAAAGATTGAAGATTCCGATTATATTTTTTTTTATAGATTTCAATAATTTATCAAGGATAAAGATCTTGCAGAAATTTTTTACAGCTTCTAAAGCAAAAAAAATATTAATAGATCATCATCCATCTCCTTTTTATTTTGATTTTATGTTTTCAGATCCTACGGTTGCTGCTACCAGCATTTTAGTATTTAGATTGATATCTAATATGAAAAATTTGGATAAAATTGATAAAAATATAGCTACATGTTTATATGTTGGATTGATGACGGACACTGGTTTTTTTCGTTTTCCTTCTGTAACATCAGAAACTCATTTTATTGCGGGTAAATTAATAGAAAAGGGAATTGATATTGAAAAAATATATAATCATTTACAGGAAAGATATAGCGAAAATAAATTAAAACTTTTGTCTAAAGCCTTGAAAAAATTGAAAGTGATAGAAAAATATCGGACGGCTTATACAAGTATTAAGGCTTCTGATATAAATTCTTATCCATATAAACAAGGGGATACAGAGGGAATCATTAGCTATGGGTTATGCATAAAAAACATAGTTTTTTCCGTTTTATTTTTTGAGGAAAAAGAAAAATCTCCTATTAGAATTTCTTTTCGTTCCAGAGGAGATTTCGATGTTAATATTTTTTCTAGAAAACATTTTGGAGGAGGTGGACATAAAAATGCGGCAGGAGGACTTTTAGAAAAAAGTCTTTCAGAATCTATCGATTATTTTTTAAGTATTATTCCTAATTATCATAAAAATCTTATATTTTCCATTTGA
- a CDS encoding 2,3,4,5-tetrahydropyridine-2,6-dicarboxylate N-succinyltransferase translates to MKIDQLKLDIERAWKNREERSTDSSSRPIKEFVIRVIDLLEKGSIRVSEFLNGKWRVNEWIKKAIIMYFSIRKMNLIELGPLEFYDKIPIKNKFKEKGIRVVPPAVARYGSYISPGVILMPSYVNIGAYIGEKTMVDTWATVGSCAQIGSGVHISGGVGIGGVLEPIQASPVIIEDDVFIGSRCILVEGVLIEREAVLGANVVLTASTKIFDVTKEKSVERKGLIPKSSVVIPGSFPKKFPSGIYQVPCALIIGKRKDSTNKKTSLNEALRTHNIVL, encoded by the coding sequence ATGAAAATAGATCAGCTTAAATTAGATATAGAAAGAGCTTGGAAAAATAGAGAAGAACGGTCTACAGACAGTAGTAGTCGTCCTATAAAGGAATTCGTGATTCGCGTTATAGATCTTTTAGAAAAAGGATCCATAAGGGTTTCAGAGTTTTTAAATGGAAAATGGAGGGTAAATGAATGGATAAAAAAGGCTATAATTATGTATTTTTCCATTAGAAAGATGAATTTGATCGAATTAGGTCCATTAGAATTTTATGATAAAATTCCGATCAAGAATAAATTTAAAGAGAAAGGGATTCGTGTCGTCCCCCCTGCTGTAGCACGTTATGGGTCTTATATTTCTCCTGGAGTGATTCTTATGCCCTCTTACGTGAATATAGGAGCTTATATAGGAGAAAAAACTATGGTAGATACTTGGGCTACAGTAGGTAGTTGTGCTCAAATTGGAAGTGGAGTGCATATAAGTGGTGGAGTTGGAATCGGAGGAGTTTTAGAACCTATACAAGCTTCTCCAGTGATTATTGAAGACGATGTTTTTATTGGATCTAGATGTATTTTAGTCGAAGGAGTTCTTATAGAGAGAGAAGCTGTGTTAGGAGCTAATGTAGTTTTAACCGCTTCTACTAAAATATTTGATGTTACAAAAGAGAAATCTGTGGAGAGAAAAGGTCTCATTCCTAAATCTTCTGTAGTCATTCCTGGGTCTTTTCCAAAAAAATTTCCTTCAGGAATCTATCAGGTTCCATGTGCTCTTATTATAGGGAAAAGAAAAGATAGCACAAATAAAAAAACATCTTTAAATGAAGCCTTGAGAACTCATAACATTGTTTTGTAA
- the lipA gene encoding lipoyl synthase codes for MNLIKKKPNWIRVRIPIGKNYKKLQKLVSLHKLNTICQSGSCPNIGECWGKGVATFMILGNICTRSCKFCGVKTGRPEKVDWKEPEKVARSIKILEIKHAVLTSVNRDDLKDMGSSIWIKTIQMTRYMNPDITIETLIPDFKGNKKIINKIIDTHPEVISHNLETVPRLTKEIRVQAKYDRSLEVLQYIKEKNKNIRTKTGIMLGLGEKEEEILETLRDIKNSQVDILTIGQYLQPSLKHFPVRFFVDPDKFQELKEIGLKMGFKYVESGPLVRSSYHAEKHVK; via the coding sequence ATGAACTTAATTAAAAAAAAACCTAATTGGATAAGAGTGAGAATTCCAATAGGAAAAAATTATAAGAAATTGCAAAAATTAGTTTCTTTACATAAACTAAATACAATATGTCAAAGTGGAAGTTGTCCTAATATAGGAGAATGTTGGGGGAAAGGAGTAGCTACTTTCATGATATTGGGAAATATTTGTACAAGATCTTGTAAGTTTTGTGGAGTAAAAACAGGACGTCCTGAAAAGGTCGATTGGAAAGAACCAGAAAAAGTAGCTAGATCTATTAAAATATTGGAAATTAAACATGCTGTTCTTACTTCTGTCAATAGAGATGATTTAAAGGATATGGGTTCTTCTATATGGATAAAAACTATACAAATGACCAGATATATGAATCCAGATATAACTATAGAAACTTTAATTCCTGATTTTAAAGGAAATAAAAAAATAATAAATAAAATTATAGATACCCATCCGGAAGTTATTTCTCATAACTTAGAAACCGTTCCTAGATTAACAAAAGAAATTCGTGTTCAAGCTAAATACGATCGAAGTCTTGAAGTTCTACAGTATATTAAGGAAAAAAATAAAAATATTCGTACAAAAACGGGAATCATGTTGGGTCTTGGAGAAAAAGAAGAAGAAATTTTAGAAACTCTGAGAGATATAAAAAATTCTCAAGTAGATATCCTAACTATCGGACAATATTTGCAACCTTCTTTAAAACACTTTCCAGTTCGTTTTTTTGTTGATCCGGATAAATTTCAAGAATTGAAAGAAATTGGATTAAAAATGGGATTTAAATATGTAGAAAGTGGACCATTAGTTCGTTCTTCTTATCATGCGGAAAAACATGTAAAATAA
- a CDS encoding zinc ribbon domain-containing protein: MGNKIQEVGTVVDKLRVLYNLQLIDSRIDEIQNFRRNIPIELRSLEENLDKMKKKLEFLQEEILSFKQNLDKRNKEIKSSEILIKKYEKQKDNVRNNKELYSLDKEIDYQKLEIQLSKKRIQEINLNIQKNKEILEKKEEVFKHKKEHLFHKKKELNQILLENEKEEKILLEKSNFFSKKVDNNLLKTYKKIRNGVKNGVAVAPVQRGAPLGSYLSITPQKYSELIQRKKLLIDEHSGRILIDAELAEEEKKNLLFFVQKKEK; the protein is encoded by the coding sequence ATGGGAAATAAAATACAAGAAGTGGGAACCGTAGTAGATAAATTACGGGTGTTATATAATCTTCAATTAATAGATTCTCGTATAGATGAAATACAAAATTTCCGTAGAAATATCCCTATAGAACTTAGAAGTTTGGAAGAAAATCTAGACAAAATGAAAAAAAAATTAGAGTTTCTTCAGGAAGAGATTCTTTCTTTTAAACAGAATCTTGATAAAAGGAATAAAGAGATTAAATCTTCAGAGATTTTGATAAAAAAATACGAAAAACAAAAGGATAATGTGAGAAATAACAAAGAATTATATTCTCTTGATAAAGAAATTGATTATCAAAAATTAGAAATTCAATTATCTAAAAAAAGAATTCAAGAAATTAATCTGAACATTCAGAAAAATAAAGAAATATTAGAAAAAAAAGAAGAAGTTTTTAAACATAAAAAAGAACATCTTTTTCATAAAAAAAAAGAATTAAATCAGATTCTTTTAGAGAATGAGAAAGAGGAAAAAATTTTACTAGAAAAATCTAATTTTTTTTCTAAAAAAGTAGATAATAATTTATTAAAAACTTATAAAAAAATAAGGAATGGAGTGAAAAATGGAGTAGCTGTAGCTCCAGTACAAAGAGGAGCTCCATTAGGTTCTTATCTTTCCATTACTCCTCAGAAATATTCAGAACTTATACAACGTAAGAAACTTTTAATAGATGAACATAGTGGGAGAATATTAATAGATGCGGAATTAGCTGAAGAAGAGAAGAAAAATCTTTTGTTTTTTGTTCAAAAAAAAGAAAAATAA